From Bordetella flabilis, the proteins below share one genomic window:
- a CDS encoding autotransporter outer membrane beta-barrel domain-containing protein encodes MNRVYRLIRSRKTGQIVAASELAKGDPSSHGGSGGVVGGVRSPRRHGASALWWLGGTAASFLLTANAAYAACGPTQTTNLGAGQAVETCNDTEIGVLADGTSITAPGGNTILTRGQNADGVVARNGGTVNLVGTNITVEGNGSNGVSLSTSSTVTMDANTVVNVHGNGGASGLGSNVAGIRVTGTSGQSSAININGSQFVTTGTNALGGDFEGVLQNLNVQGASFTTSGDQSIGVFISTSGVPTLTNTTIHTSGNAAGGLLVGGGVGTNATMTNGVITVDGQSIGAQVVNGSILNMNGTTVNAAGTNSTGLSVNNGARLLLGASGPLTVNATGAGAVGLAVGSATDAGRVTLTDTTIAAGANASDAMRVNQAASTVQFSPTTLLQAAGPGANGLVLDNAAVMTFDPALPAGATVLPRFSVTGDGGAAIQVNGVGTQAFLNDVTLDATQTSALTLGANSWGLHATNGGVAAITGTASLNGLGLWAAGSGPAAIGTIRLDAGVTATDLHAQVDDYGLLDISPRSPTSTFTLDSLQGTGTAGTGEVLIGPVDLDIAGAQQTSYAGQIQGNGDLIRSGTGSLTLTGANALTNFTGTAHIRDTATLGLAGAAQGTGVAFDFSAPGATLDISGSTAPGGVQVGRINSLAAGNGTISLGSSNLTVSSAQASDFSGTIQDAPQGNGRLTKAGTGTLTLSGANVFNFGAGSGGGVLVQDGTLAVAGAANATQRTFNVSGPGVLDVSAVSNPDGNFNTGMISGDGTINLGANSLTVDGVNNLDGTSTGTFSGTLTGGNAAGMGLIKKGPGTLILSGNNAFGYVGGTDIESGVLAIRNVTPATFTRTVTLDGGWLDLSDVGPPNETTANNWPNITVNQGANASQGGIIGADDNMTYNVGAGATQTVAYHLGDGTTPNGQGIFVVKQGAGTLELSGANNYVGNTRIEGGTLKVTSDSNLGDTSVAREVVLDGGDLDVGGSFSSARNIELRTAGAVNVEAGQDTTWRAVVDNGAGLTFTKNGAGRLALSGASQVGGVVANAGELDMGAATVDSTAAGTAAVAVHGSTVGFTGGTINSADDAIVSDGASVVNLSGTTLNAAAGKALYRVAGGQGTLNADGQALSGTLRADAGAGLVLNLNNGSVYTGTPTLGDATSTAAVNVNDASSVWNVTGDATVSGLTNAGTVAFGAPSGGAYKSLTVNGDYNGGGTVVMNTALNTGGPLAAQSTDRLLIKGNVTGTTTLQLNTTGTGANTNTSLNNLMVPTEGISLAQVSGNASGDSFKLAGGYVAANGSPYQYRVFAYGPGQTAASQSLLGASSLDWDYRLQTAYLDANGNPVPGVPAPGGGPGGPGGPGGPGGGRPAVVAQASSDLVAPLAMQNYGATVMSSLNRRLGEIRGDDGPPPDNRAEMFSRVIASSSSYRSNRDFDDYGYDFHQDIQAMQIGGNWLHLADQDQNLRLGAAVTIGSTSVRPKTEDAESSKFRVDARSLALTGTWQHKSGWYVDGVLSAGTFDGDIETDKSGKAGKIKGNSLEASVETGKAFTLDNGYVIEPQLQLMSQTFRFDDHTDVDGVHTDWSDNTYLTARGGVKVSIPVPSAPQWKPYVAANLLQTWGGNNEVKLADTSFTPGTVGTALQLQVGATGRLTPNLSVYGDLSGQQRLGHGTSSVSANVGIRYLF; translated from the coding sequence ATGAATCGAGTCTATCGTTTGATACGAAGCAGGAAAACCGGCCAGATCGTGGCCGCATCCGAGCTTGCCAAGGGTGATCCGTCGTCGCATGGCGGGTCGGGCGGCGTGGTCGGCGGCGTACGGTCCCCGCGCCGCCATGGTGCATCCGCACTGTGGTGGCTGGGCGGGACGGCGGCGTCCTTCCTGCTTACGGCCAATGCGGCCTACGCAGCCTGCGGTCCGACCCAGACCACCAACCTGGGCGCCGGCCAGGCGGTGGAAACCTGCAACGATACCGAGATCGGCGTACTGGCCGATGGCACGTCCATCACCGCGCCGGGCGGCAACACCATCCTTACACGCGGCCAGAATGCCGACGGCGTCGTGGCCCGCAACGGCGGCACGGTCAACCTGGTGGGCACGAATATCACGGTCGAAGGCAATGGTTCGAACGGCGTGAGTCTCTCCACCTCCTCCACCGTCACCATGGACGCCAACACGGTGGTGAACGTGCATGGCAACGGCGGCGCGAGCGGGCTGGGCAGCAACGTCGCCGGTATCCGGGTGACGGGCACGTCGGGCCAGTCCAGCGCCATAAACATCAACGGGTCGCAGTTCGTCACGACAGGCACCAACGCGCTGGGCGGCGACTTCGAAGGCGTGCTGCAGAACCTGAATGTGCAAGGCGCCAGCTTCACGACGTCCGGCGACCAGTCCATCGGGGTGTTCATATCGACCAGCGGCGTACCGACGCTGACGAATACGACCATCCATACCTCGGGCAACGCCGCTGGCGGCCTGCTCGTCGGCGGCGGGGTGGGTACCAACGCGACGATGACCAACGGCGTCATTACGGTGGACGGCCAATCGATCGGCGCACAGGTGGTGAACGGCTCGATCCTGAATATGAACGGCACGACCGTCAACGCCGCCGGGACCAACTCGACGGGCTTGTCGGTGAACAACGGCGCCCGGCTGCTGCTGGGTGCGAGCGGACCCCTGACGGTCAACGCCACCGGCGCCGGCGCGGTGGGCCTGGCCGTGGGTTCCGCCACCGATGCCGGCAGGGTGACGCTGACCGACACGACCATCGCCGCCGGCGCGAACGCAAGCGACGCGATGCGCGTGAACCAGGCAGCCAGCACGGTCCAGTTCTCGCCCACGACCTTGCTGCAGGCGGCAGGGCCGGGCGCCAATGGGCTCGTGCTGGACAACGCGGCGGTCATGACCTTCGACCCGGCGCTCCCGGCCGGCGCGACCGTGTTGCCCCGCTTCAGCGTGACGGGTGACGGGGGCGCTGCGATCCAGGTCAACGGCGTGGGCACCCAGGCCTTCCTCAATGACGTCACGCTTGATGCAACACAGACCAGCGCGCTCACGCTTGGGGCGAATTCCTGGGGCTTGCACGCGACGAACGGCGGCGTGGCTGCCATAACCGGTACGGCGTCGCTGAACGGGCTAGGACTCTGGGCGGCCGGCAGCGGGCCGGCCGCGATTGGCACGATACGCCTGGATGCCGGCGTGACGGCCACGGATCTGCACGCGCAAGTGGACGACTACGGCCTTCTGGACATCAGCCCGCGCAGCCCGACCAGCACCTTCACGCTGGACTCCCTGCAGGGGACCGGTACCGCGGGCACCGGTGAAGTGTTGATCGGCCCCGTCGACCTCGACATCGCAGGCGCCCAGCAGACCAGCTACGCGGGTCAAATACAGGGCAACGGCGACCTTATCCGCAGCGGAACCGGCAGCCTCACGCTCACGGGCGCCAATGCGCTGACGAACTTCACCGGCACCGCGCATATCCGGGATACCGCCACGCTGGGCCTGGCGGGCGCCGCGCAGGGCACCGGGGTCGCTTTCGATTTTTCGGCGCCCGGCGCCACGCTGGATATTTCCGGTTCGACGGCGCCAGGCGGCGTACAGGTGGGCCGTATCAACAGCCTTGCCGCGGGCAATGGCACGATCAGCCTGGGCTCCAGCAATCTCACCGTATCGTCTGCGCAGGCTTCCGATTTCAGCGGCACGATTCAGGACGCGCCGCAAGGCAATGGCCGGTTGACCAAGGCGGGGACCGGCACCCTGACGCTTTCGGGCGCCAATGTGTTCAATTTCGGCGCCGGCAGCGGCGGCGGCGTTCTGGTGCAGGACGGTACGCTGGCGGTGGCGGGGGCCGCCAATGCCACCCAGCGCACCTTCAATGTGAGCGGGCCCGGCGTGCTCGACGTGTCGGCGGTGTCGAATCCCGACGGGAATTTCAATACCGGCATGATCTCCGGCGACGGCACGATCAATCTGGGCGCGAACTCCCTGACCGTCGACGGTGTCAACAACCTGGATGGCACCAGCACGGGTACATTCTCCGGCACGCTGACGGGCGGTAACGCGGCTGGCATGGGCCTGATAAAGAAAGGCCCGGGCACGCTTATCCTGTCGGGCAACAACGCGTTCGGTTATGTGGGCGGCACGGATATCGAGTCCGGTGTCCTGGCGATCCGCAACGTCACCCCCGCCACGTTCACCAGGACGGTGACGCTCGATGGCGGCTGGCTGGACCTGTCGGATGTCGGCCCGCCCAATGAGACGACGGCGAACAACTGGCCCAACATCACGGTGAACCAGGGCGCCAATGCCAGCCAGGGCGGCATCATCGGCGCCGACGACAACATGACCTATAACGTCGGCGCGGGCGCCACGCAGACGGTGGCGTACCACCTGGGCGATGGCACCACGCCGAACGGCCAGGGCATATTCGTCGTCAAGCAGGGGGCCGGCACCCTCGAATTGAGCGGCGCCAACAATTATGTCGGCAACACGCGCATCGAAGGCGGGACCCTGAAGGTCACCAGCGATAGCAACCTGGGCGATACCTCGGTCGCCCGCGAAGTGGTGCTGGATGGCGGCGACCTGGATGTTGGCGGCAGCTTCAGCTCCGCGCGCAATATCGAACTGCGCACGGCGGGCGCGGTCAATGTGGAGGCCGGCCAGGACACGACTTGGCGCGCCGTGGTCGACAACGGCGCCGGCCTTACCTTCACCAAGAACGGCGCCGGCCGCCTGGCCTTGAGCGGCGCGAGCCAGGTGGGCGGGGTCGTCGCCAACGCCGGGGAACTCGATATGGGGGCGGCCACCGTGGACAGCACGGCGGCTGGGACCGCCGCCGTTGCGGTGCATGGCAGCACCGTCGGTTTCACGGGCGGTACGATCAACAGCGCCGATGACGCGATCGTTTCCGACGGTGCGAGCGTGGTCAACCTGAGCGGGACAACCTTGAACGCTGCCGCGGGCAAGGCGCTGTATCGCGTGGCCGGCGGCCAAGGCACGCTGAACGCGGACGGCCAGGCCTTGTCGGGCACGCTGCGCGCCGACGCGGGCGCCGGGCTGGTCCTGAATCTGAATAACGGCAGCGTCTATACGGGCACGCCCACGCTGGGGGATGCCACCAGCACCGCGGCGGTGAATGTGAACGACGCATCCAGCGTCTGGAATGTCACAGGCGATGCGACCGTGAGCGGCCTGACCAATGCCGGTACGGTGGCCTTCGGCGCGCCGTCCGGCGGGGCGTATAAATCGCTGACGGTAAACGGCGATTACAACGGCGGTGGCACCGTGGTGATGAACACGGCCCTGAATACCGGCGGCCCCTTGGCGGCGCAAAGCACCGACCGCTTGCTCATCAAGGGCAACGTGACCGGCACGACGACGCTACAGCTCAATACTACGGGAACCGGCGCGAACACGAACACGTCGCTGAACAACCTGATGGTGCCGACGGAAGGCATCTCGCTGGCCCAGGTCTCCGGCAACGCATCGGGCGATTCGTTCAAGCTGGCCGGCGGTTATGTCGCGGCCAACGGCAGCCCCTACCAGTACCGGGTCTTCGCCTATGGGCCAGGACAGACGGCGGCTTCGCAATCGCTGTTGGGCGCGTCCAGCCTGGATTGGGATTATCGCCTGCAGACGGCCTATCTGGACGCGAATGGCAATCCCGTTCCGGGCGTCCCCGCGCCCGGCGGCGGTCCCGGGGGGCCGGGCGGTCCGGGTGGACCCGGCGGCGGACGTCCTGCCGTCGTGGCGCAGGCGAGCTCCGACCTGGTCGCGCCATTGGCCATGCAGAACTATGGCGCCACGGTCATGAGCAGCCTCAACCGTCGCCTGGGAGAAATCCGCGGGGACGACGGTCCGCCGCCGGACAACCGAGCTGAAATGTTCAGCCGCGTCATCGCCTCCAGCAGCAGCTACCGTTCCAACCGGGATTTCGATGACTATGGCTACGACTTCCACCAGGACATCCAGGCCATGCAGATCGGCGGCAACTGGCTGCACCTGGCGGACCAGGACCAGAACCTGCGCCTGGGCGCGGCGGTGACCATCGGCTCGACATCCGTGCGTCCGAAGACGGAGGATGCGGAATCCAGCAAATTCCGGGTCGATGCGCGCAGCCTGGCGCTGACCGGCACATGGCAGCACAAGAGCGGCTGGTACGTCGACGGCGTGCTGTCGGCGGGCACCTTCGACGGCGATATCGAAACCGACAAGAGCGGCAAGGCCGGAAAGATCAAGGGCAATAGCCTGGAAGCGTCCGTGGAGACCGGCAAGGCCTTCACGCTCGACAACGGCTACGTGATCGAACCGCAATTGCAGTTGATGAGCCAGACGTTCCGCTTCGACGATCACACCGACGTGGACGGCGTCCATACCGACTGGAGCGACAACACCTACCTGACGGCCCGCGGCGGCGTGAAGGTATCCATTCCGGTGCCCTCGGCGCCGCAATGGAAGCCGTATGTGGCGGCCAACCTCTTGCAAACCTGGGGTGGCAACAACGAAGTCAAGCTGGCGGATACCTCGTTCACGCCCGGCACGGTCGGCACGGCGCTGCAGCTGCAGGTCGGCGCCACGGGGCGGCTTACGCCCAACCTGTCCGTCTACGGCGATCTGTCCGGGCAGCAGCGCCTCGGCCACGGCACGAGCTCGGTGTCCGCGAATGTGGGGATACGGTATCTGTTCTAG
- a CDS encoding Hint domain-containing protein: protein MRPPLSIAAIAVCALMALMPMHAAFAKTFHPPSPEDDRAMRAAADNIPATGEPVACSQDFEPAYRALLNMWGRDPKSFPAAYRTLDKLKTSKWKFPDRTATGRPVRYGMNHAPDGYSVVHITATDVYFRNVTAMSFSTMFVNDTDTSKYESQTVNVYTKDSNGLAYQLIAAGTNDGDASMRYMPVVAEGFGTGPNNPSMANVITVVTFVGEAGGSPFCWNVRMDRDRSGGTTSVNVWDPTFATGHQKPATGKDRTIICLNRGATNTAGDFCDYGPTEPGTENDNLDLLFPFAGTLTTLNNIYTVTLDDGRVVPGFPSKGGGKPASLMIKLVKVEGGACDAVFNLGAPWKGFYVNGNKLTWQFSNPNDRTDAKNYLSAGSISACTALSPSDVQDWFMVASLYDVVNGQPMNYIPIGLGSLSDADGYDTNKLLPPVGFQWGCVIEGTPVALADGGSVPIEKLKAGDIVMGPSGKHLRVTGITPGHDRNFVKLVNAAGDAVVVTFDHPVLTTDGMRRADHLKVGDTVYGRNGPSALREVRMDNRDKPSAVYSVHLAAANGGALADTDDHAFYAGAILVGDHVAQAALRRQAANDRMQGKK from the coding sequence ATGCGGCCCCCTTTGTCGATCGCGGCTATCGCGGTGTGCGCCTTGATGGCGCTGATGCCCATGCATGCAGCCTTTGCCAAGACCTTCCACCCGCCCAGTCCCGAAGACGATCGCGCGATGCGCGCCGCCGCGGACAACATACCGGCGACGGGCGAGCCGGTGGCATGCAGCCAGGATTTCGAGCCCGCCTACCGGGCGCTGTTGAATATGTGGGGCCGCGATCCGAAGAGCTTTCCCGCCGCGTACCGCACCTTGGATAAATTGAAGACGAGCAAGTGGAAGTTCCCCGACCGTACCGCGACCGGGCGGCCGGTCCGCTATGGCATGAACCACGCCCCGGACGGTTACTCCGTGGTCCACATTACCGCGACGGATGTTTATTTCAGGAACGTCACGGCGATGTCCTTCAGCACCATGTTCGTCAACGATACGGACACGTCCAAGTACGAGAGCCAGACGGTCAACGTCTATACGAAAGACTCGAACGGGCTGGCCTATCAGCTGATCGCGGCCGGCACCAATGACGGCGACGCCAGCATGCGGTATATGCCGGTCGTGGCGGAGGGATTCGGCACGGGCCCGAATAACCCATCCATGGCGAACGTGATCACGGTGGTCACCTTCGTGGGCGAGGCCGGGGGCAGCCCGTTCTGCTGGAATGTCCGCATGGACCGTGACCGCAGCGGGGGTACGACGTCGGTGAACGTATGGGACCCAACCTTTGCCACCGGCCATCAGAAGCCGGCCACCGGCAAGGACCGCACGATTATCTGCCTGAACCGCGGCGCGACCAACACGGCCGGGGATTTCTGCGATTACGGGCCGACGGAGCCTGGCACGGAGAACGACAACCTGGACCTGCTGTTTCCATTCGCGGGGACGCTGACCACCCTCAACAATATCTATACGGTCACGCTGGACGACGGCCGGGTCGTTCCAGGCTTTCCCAGCAAGGGCGGCGGTAAGCCCGCGTCCTTGATGATCAAGCTGGTGAAGGTCGAAGGCGGCGCATGCGATGCGGTATTCAACCTGGGCGCGCCGTGGAAGGGCTTCTACGTAAACGGCAACAAGCTGACCTGGCAGTTCTCCAATCCTAACGACCGGACGGATGCCAAGAACTACCTGAGCGCGGGCTCGATATCGGCATGCACGGCCCTCAGCCCCAGCGATGTACAGGACTGGTTCATGGTCGCGTCGCTCTACGATGTCGTGAACGGGCAGCCGATGAACTACATACCGATCGGGCTGGGTTCCCTGTCGGACGCGGACGGCTACGACACCAACAAGCTGCTTCCGCCTGTCGGTTTCCAATGGGGCTGCGTCATAGAGGGAACCCCGGTCGCCCTGGCGGACGGCGGCAGCGTACCCATCGAAAAGCTGAAAGCCGGCGATATCGTGATGGGACCGTCCGGGAAGCACCTGCGCGTGACGGGGATTACTCCGGGCCACGACCGGAACTTCGTCAAGCTGGTGAATGCCGCGGGCGACGCCGTGGTAGTGACCTTCGACCATCCGGTTTTGACGACGGACGGCATGCGCCGGGCCGACCATCTGAAGGTGGGCGATACCGTGTACGGACGCAACGGTCCGTCCGCCTTGCGCGAGGTGCGCATGGATAACCGCGACAAGCCGTCCGCCGTGTATAGCGTGCATCTTGCCGCCGCCAATGGAGGCGCCCTGGCCGATACCGACGATCACGCCTTCTATGCCGGCGCCATCCTGGTGGGCGACCACGTCGCGCAGGCCGCCCTCAGGCGCCAGGCGGCCAACGACAGAATGCAGGGCAAGAAGTGA
- a CDS encoding MaoC family dehydratase has protein sequence MKFADFKQGMVIHAGPVKVTEAEILDFARKYDPQWFHTDVQRAEQGRWGGLIASGWHTCAMAMRMAVDAALHDSESFGSPGLGEVRWRVPVRPGDQLRLEARVHGVRNSSSRSDLGIINWSWTVYNQHDEAVLELDATSLFELGEDTSA, from the coding sequence ATGAAGTTCGCCGATTTCAAGCAGGGCATGGTGATCCATGCCGGTCCCGTCAAGGTTACCGAGGCCGAAATCCTCGATTTCGCCCGCAAGTACGATCCACAGTGGTTCCATACCGATGTCCAGCGCGCCGAACAGGGCCGCTGGGGCGGGTTGATCGCCAGCGGCTGGCACACCTGCGCCATGGCGATGCGCATGGCCGTGGATGCGGCCCTGCACGATTCGGAGTCCTTCGGTTCCCCCGGGCTGGGCGAAGTGCGCTGGCGCGTGCCGGTGCGGCCCGGCGACCAGTTGCGGCTGGAGGCACGCGTGCATGGCGTGCGTAATTCTTCGTCGCGCAGCGACCTGGGCATCATCAACTGGAGCTGGACCGTCTACAACCAGCACGACGAAGCGGTGCTGGAGCTGGACGCGACCAGCCTGTTCGAACTGGGCGAGGACACGTCCGCTTGA
- the boxA gene encoding benzoyl-CoA 2,3-epoxidase subunit BoxA: MNAPLPATLLKQHLIDPEICIRCNTCEETCPIGAITHDGNNYVVNPDICNGCMACVPPCPTGSIDNWRVIPRARAYGVDAQFGWDALPPQEPVEDLLAAAAAADAEAAPASASAPAVNSPAAAAAAAGPGAAVATAGEAADDAADTAKPAQVAGAVVPPWSAAHPYVNLYTHKEPVTATVVGNYRVTDGDAESDVRHIVLDFGEAPFPVLEGQSIGILPPGVDARGRPHHARQYSIASPRDGERPGYNNLSLTVKRVVAGQDGNTHAGVCSNYLCDLAKHDTVRVIGPFGNTFLMPGRPGANLLMICTGTGSAPMRAMTERCRRRMGGDENGKLMLFFGARTRRELPYFGPLMKLPRDFIDINLALSREPGRPRRYVQDLIVERAEDVLALLNDEKTCVYVCGLKGMETGVLEALRHAVVQAGQDWTILHQALCRQGRLHFETY; encoded by the coding sequence ATGAACGCGCCCCTGCCTGCCACGCTGTTGAAGCAGCACCTGATCGATCCGGAGATCTGCATCCGCTGCAACACCTGCGAGGAGACCTGTCCCATCGGCGCCATCACGCACGATGGCAATAACTACGTCGTCAATCCGGACATCTGCAACGGCTGCATGGCCTGCGTGCCGCCTTGCCCCACGGGGTCCATCGATAACTGGCGCGTCATCCCGCGCGCGCGGGCGTATGGCGTGGACGCGCAATTCGGCTGGGATGCCTTGCCGCCGCAGGAGCCCGTGGAAGATCTGTTGGCCGCCGCCGCGGCGGCGGACGCGGAGGCCGCTCCGGCGTCCGCTTCGGCGCCGGCGGTGAACTCGCCCGCCGCTGCGGCCGCGGCCGCCGGCCCCGGCGCGGCCGTGGCGACGGCCGGCGAAGCAGCCGACGATGCGGCGGATACGGCAAAACCGGCCCAGGTTGCCGGCGCCGTCGTCCCGCCCTGGTCGGCGGCCCACCCCTACGTCAACCTCTACACCCACAAGGAACCGGTCACCGCCACCGTGGTCGGCAATTACCGCGTCACCGATGGCGACGCCGAAAGCGATGTACGTCACATCGTGCTGGACTTCGGCGAAGCGCCGTTCCCCGTGCTGGAAGGCCAATCCATCGGCATCCTGCCGCCGGGCGTGGATGCGCGGGGCCGGCCCCATCACGCTCGCCAGTATTCCATCGCCAGCCCGCGCGACGGCGAGCGCCCCGGCTACAACAACCTGTCCCTGACCGTGAAGCGCGTGGTGGCGGGCCAAGACGGAAATACCCACGCGGGTGTGTGCTCGAACTACCTGTGCGACCTGGCCAAGCACGATACGGTGCGCGTGATCGGTCCCTTCGGCAATACCTTCCTGATGCCCGGCCGGCCGGGCGCCAATCTGCTGATGATCTGCACGGGCACCGGCTCGGCGCCCATGCGCGCCATGACCGAGCGTTGCCGGCGCCGCATGGGCGGCGACGAAAACGGCAAGCTGATGCTGTTCTTCGGCGCCCGCACGCGGCGCGAACTGCCGTACTTCGGCCCGCTGATGAAACTGCCCAGGGACTTCATCGACATCAACCTTGCCTTGTCGCGCGAGCCCGGGCGGCCCAGGCGCTACGTGCAGGACCTGATCGTGGAACGGGCGGAGGACGTGCTCGCCTTGCTGAACGACGAGAAGACGTGCGTGTACGTTTGTGGCCTGAAGGGGATGGAAACCGGCGTGCTGGAGGCCCTGCGGCACGCCGTTGTGCAAGCCGGCCAGGATTGGACTATCCTCCACCAGGCCTTGTGCCGCCAAGGCAGGCTGCATTTCGAGACGTACTGA
- the boxB gene encoding benzoyl-CoA 2,3-epoxidase subunit BoxB, with the protein MPGVNYSDKIPNNVNLSGDRALQRALEHWQPNYLQWWRDMGPDGSHNHDVYLRTAVSVEPDGWAHFAHVKMPDYRWGIFLAPQDGQRKIHFGENAGRDVWQDVPGEHRANLRRIIVTQGDTEPASIEQQRHLGLTAPSQYDLRNLFQINVEEGRHLWAMVYLLHRYFGRDGREEADALLQRTSGDADNPRILGAFNERTPDWLSFYMFTYFTDRDGKFQLCALAESGFDPLARTTKFMLTEEAHHMFVGESGVSRIIQRTCEVMNQLKTDDPAAVRAAGVIDLPTIQRYLNFHYSVTIDLFGADQSSNAAIFYSAGLKGRYEEGKRKDDHQLKHDIYRILALDGGKLHEVEVPMLNALNEVLRDDFIRDSMAGVGRWNKVIEKNGIPFRLAVPHKAFNRQIGTLAGIKVTPEGEIVDDAQWRAGQARWLPTEDDRAFVASLMGRVTEPGKFANWIAPPVMGVNRQPVDFEYVRFN; encoded by the coding sequence ATGCCAGGCGTCAACTATTCCGACAAGATTCCCAACAACGTCAATCTGTCCGGCGACCGCGCCCTGCAGCGCGCCCTCGAGCACTGGCAGCCGAACTACCTGCAGTGGTGGCGCGACATGGGCCCCGACGGTTCGCACAACCACGACGTGTACCTGCGCACGGCCGTCAGCGTCGAGCCCGACGGCTGGGCGCATTTCGCCCATGTGAAGATGCCCGACTACCGTTGGGGCATTTTCCTGGCGCCGCAGGACGGCCAGCGCAAGATCCACTTCGGCGAAAACGCGGGCCGCGACGTGTGGCAGGACGTGCCCGGCGAACACCGGGCGAACCTGCGCCGCATCATCGTCACGCAGGGCGACACGGAACCCGCCTCCATTGAGCAGCAGCGCCACCTGGGGCTGACCGCGCCGTCGCAATACGATTTGCGCAATCTGTTCCAGATCAACGTGGAAGAAGGCCGGCACCTGTGGGCCATGGTCTATCTGCTGCACCGCTATTTCGGCCGCGATGGCCGTGAAGAGGCCGACGCGCTGCTGCAGCGCACGTCCGGCGACGCCGATAATCCGCGCATCCTGGGCGCTTTCAACGAAAGGACGCCGGACTGGCTGTCCTTCTACATGTTCACCTACTTCACCGATCGGGACGGCAAGTTCCAGTTGTGCGCGCTGGCGGAATCCGGCTTCGACCCGCTGGCGCGCACGACGAAGTTCATGCTGACCGAAGAGGCGCACCACATGTTCGTCGGCGAGTCCGGCGTCTCGCGCATCATCCAGCGCACCTGCGAGGTGATGAACCAGTTGAAGACCGACGACCCCGCCGCGGTGCGCGCCGCGGGCGTGATCGACCTGCCCACCATCCAGCGCTACCTGAACTTCCACTACAGCGTCACCATCGACCTGTTCGGCGCCGACCAGTCGTCCAATGCCGCCATCTTCTACAGCGCCGGCCTGAAGGGGCGCTACGAGGAAGGCAAGCGCAAGGACGACCACCAGCTCAAGCACGACATTTATCGCATCCTGGCGCTGGACGGCGGCAAGCTGCACGAAGTCGAAGTGCCCATGTTGAACGCCCTCAACGAAGTGCTGCGCGATGACTTCATCCGCGATTCGATGGCCGGCGTCGGCCGCTGGAACAAGGTCATCGAAAAGAACGGGATTCCCTTCCGGCTGGCCGTGCCGCACAAGGCCTTCAACCGCCAGATCGGCACGCTGGCCGGCATCAAGGTCACGCCCGAAGGCGAGATCGTGGACGACGCGCAGTGGCGCGCCGGCCAGGCGCGCTGGCTGCCCACCGAGGATGACCGTGCCTTCGTCGCCTCGCTCATGGGCCGCGTCACCGAGCCCGGAAAGTTCGCCAACTGGATCGCACCGCCCGTCATGGGGGTGAACCGCCAGCCGGTCGACTTCGAGTACGTGCGCTTCAATTGA